The genomic segment GAGATCCTCGGCCGGCTCACCGCCGTGATGTCCCTGCTGGAGGGGCACGCCGACTTCGTCATGGACGGCGTCGGACCCGACGTGGTCCCCTCGGTCGCCGAGATCCGCGAGAAGTTCCAGCAGCGCCGCGCGCGCGGTGCGGGCCGCCTCGACCTGGCCCTGCGCAAACTGCTCGGCATGGACGCGAAGCTCCGTCAGTACCGCGACGGCGAGCGGTTCGTGAGCGCCGTCGTCGCCGAGGTCGGCATGGACGGGTTCAACCGGGTGTGGACCTCGCCCAACACCCTCCCCACGAAGGCCGAGATCGCCTCCCCCGCGGACTGGGTCGCGCGCGTGCACCGTAAGGCAGATTCGTGATCTTGACGCGGCCCACGACCGGATGAAGGTCCCCCAATCACCCATCCGAGGGACCATGAGGGCATGGGAAGCCGTGCAATGCTCGGTGAGCAGCTTGCCTCTGTCACCATCGACGCACTCTGAGTGACGTCAGGGAGGGCACGTCGCCGTCCCGCCTCTCGGAGGCACCCCCCAGAACTCCAGAAGGGCACCGGACATGGGTCCCCATCCTGCGGTCGCGGCGATACGCCTGGCGGTCCGCCGCGTACTCCACGACGTACTCACCGAACACACCCTCCGCACCGGTCAGGGTCTCCACCCCGACCGGGTCCAAAACCCCCGCCTCGCCGAAGCCGGCGGAGCCGGCCGGACGGCCTTCCCCGAACGGCCCGCAGTCGCCCACCGCCCGCTCGTTCTGGTGGCCTGCTCCGGCGGTGCCGACTCCATGGCGCTCGCCTCCGCCCTCGCCTTCGAGGCCCGCAAACTCGACGTCCGGGCCGGCGGCATCACCGTCGACCACAACCTCCAGACCGGCAGCGGACTGCGCGCCGCCGAGGTCGTCACCCGGCTGACCGCCATGGACCTCGACCCCGTCGAGGCCGTCGCCGTCCACGTCGGACGCGAAGGCGGCCCCGAAGCCGCCGCCCGCGACGCCCGCTACGCCGCGCTGGACGCCGCCGCCGAGCGCCACGGCGCCGCCACGATCCTGCTCGGCCACACCCGTGACGACCAGGCCGAGACGGTGCTGCTCGGGCTCGCCCGGGGCTCCGGCATCCGCTCGCTCTCCGGCATGGCCGCCGCCTCCGGGCCGGCCGGCCGCTACCGCCGCCCGTTCCTCCAGCTCGACCGGCAGACCGTCCGCAAGGCCTGCCTGGTGCAGTCCCTCCCCGTCTGGGACGACCCGCACAACGCCGACCCCGCCTACACCCGCTCCCGCCTCCGCCACGAGGGCCTGCCCGCCCTGGAGAAGGCCCTCGGCAAGGGTGTCGTCGAGGCGCTCGCCCGTACGGCCCAGCTCTCCCGGGACGATGCCGACG from the Streptomyces sp. NBC_01335 genome contains:
- the tilS gene encoding tRNA lysidine(34) synthetase TilS; the protein is MGPHPAVAAIRLAVRRVLHDVLTEHTLRTGQGLHPDRVQNPRLAEAGGAGRTAFPERPAVAHRPLVLVACSGGADSMALASALAFEARKLDVRAGGITVDHNLQTGSGLRAAEVVTRLTAMDLDPVEAVAVHVGREGGPEAAARDARYAALDAAAERHGAATILLGHTRDDQAETVLLGLARGSGIRSLSGMAAASGPAGRYRRPFLQLDRQTVRKACLVQSLPVWDDPHNADPAYTRSRLRHEGLPALEKALGKGVVEALARTAQLSRDDADALDGWAAEAERAVRDDDGELDCAKLWALPPAVRRRVLRRAVIDAGAPAGSLFARHVEEVDRLITGWRGQRALNLPGRVEARRQGGRLVIRQS